The proteins below are encoded in one region of Strix aluco isolate bStrAlu1 chromosome 8, bStrAlu1.hap1, whole genome shotgun sequence:
- the PDE4DIP gene encoding myomegalin isoform X5 — MCHPRGWPAARWAPRRPSIPPGDISEAGGAWSSCFAHLTAARPRSLPASQDRPWGEGDEDPVLAEPGGSHGPPGAQPQPGPLVQTCLLRDLEMGPLAQTQTLRDFEQHLNDLKKENFSLKLRIYFLEERVQQKGEGSRDDVYRRNIELKVEVESLKRELQEKQQALDNTWVAAENQTTRSQAALRQQYEERQRESEHVYELLENKIQLLQEEARLARSEAEQATALARAEAERCRELAGKLKEAARMKEEERSDDGCGAMAQRRIEELTQELADSHRLVETLSAEKHDLQQRLEEPPAMGGQNLQDEHQQLAPGDPAAGEHVPDLCVAELQGKIQQFEAANKLLQEKLNELNFELKSVQETSQRQDCTIQSLNEVLKSKESKTEELYHIIEGQNETMGKLRDMLHRSHLGQLQMSESPLSSQEQQMSLLDLQNTLFCTKLEVQKLKRAQRQKEHQLTEARRATQLLETMVHEEEQQKEAALKHNQELRAVVQQLQAELQDKAQQLQTVEWEKCRELQAQEQKVHRLSQHLARKEQLLQESRELLQCQQSSDKSPAAMNAMLEKLQQRVSDRDDALERAVDEKFCALEKKEQELQQLHLSIRERGSDLERLRNVLSSNEATIHSLESLLKAKTLELEQVSATCQNLQWLKEEIEAKSCIRQKEQEGIIQQLQTCLHDRNKEVEELTATLLCKLGPGQSEIAEELCLRLQHKEKMLQDLLSDRNHQTTEHDAEIRELLQALSTKEQQSRVAAEKMAHALAERSCELQLLRQHVLGKEPVGTQLAGARLLKQDKQPIQEILQRACGATAIAGPPQGDSSCRTEGVTMSAAELEKDLVNAKEELELMAKKERESRRELAALQSVVATQEEELQVQASDIESLTRTIQIKEDLIKDLQMQLVDPEEIPAVERLTQEVLVLREKVALVESRGQEATGNRRQQLLLMLEGLVAERNRLNEALQAERQLYGSLVKFHTHPDSAARDHTLQVELEGVHELRGQLEEALGRSLERLSRLETQGAIGGQATGTDADDASTNFTSSIKEEAAHGVATQHSSPRTPKESGGTERTLMGSTAPAMLERELQAEKELRELKAQLEEAGFSSVSQIRKAMLSLCLENAELKEQMGEATSLLESGEQEEAGLGTPLAPEPHRLQRKSRSALRDHPTGGSGDGQGVPAERGAVPAKRPALEARSQDDVPKRPCPGTTGGGDRSHVEGTIPGGGWPGLGAELRSQVAQGQRQCQELQDKLAASEATVRAQAEQLEKYHILLPGEPHAQQLSKQVQVDFQDLGYETCGRSETEADRDETTSPECEEPDVFSEPSLGEEPGSLCQPGMPRAGKAARKAVAPVDVGALHQHIQDLKTQLLNANKVIQSLQRRARSISVTSGYTSGTERPPPGPMALASPAYSLTDEDEGWQSDGHSTLCPPALRAHRDLQHLVHRVTLLEAQLPATKPGGILPKELQSATWPGKYDSLIQAQARELSHLRQVLREGRGVSRSLAQHLRDALRSFEDILRGTDIDYYLGQGFREQLAQGRQLAERLSNKLGTRDRQDGEDKTSHELLALRLSRELQEKEKVIESLEAKLQERCESPGSSHPPSESSRSATSSSFVSEGLEPCSDGDAASECSQCHEEPARIAGLHFDSLSKPVSAPLPVLAPGLPPFLPAEPPHPAAPPLLGCCGTPVCSLAEAQQELQVLRRQLGESVTLPVAPAKPTAPLGPFGEGSKAPASLCRHGALQSLAEIPGATETCALWDVPPPGQPLYGALPLGYPSSQRLTGADLLEEHLVEIRSLRQRLEESICTNDRLREQLERRLASTSKASGLPGDVCTQTLEPGLQLSGENQALREDNRTLRLQCDHLSQELAQVQEALLAACSRAREAEAELGQRRGEQRRLAEELTKHQEGVQQLREERRSLQEDNNRLQHTVTLLQQQYEEHRLLLQTLRMELHVYESLPGPSAETRAGCFPSPPVRDVGTSSAAPLFSQLPSDTSVARRMDEPRGADPLVSKTEGPTGAHVVGRLDTYRALEQHILEGKALAHELMCLTRPALGLPNCPLPGKEVTRGQDGAGGGGGPDPPWPMCKVAPEPATSPEACRAGKWQVVPSLGAVAGTALPCWAGHGESPGAAGCGCPSSTGSRTLLPQALGWAGAGHLWGSASTLHHVLEECASFLAAFWSTVLPVGPAQHQGKEQELQGEIVALRAQLSEREDALRSTAERLRGTAQLKDSMEQFIVSQLTRTHSVLRKARTNLEVKAQQALPVA; from the exons ATGTGTCACCCCAGGGGATGGCCAGCGGCTCGCTGGGCCCCGAGGCGTCCCAGCATCCCTCCCGGTGACATCTCGGAGGCAGGCGGTGCATGGAGCAGCTGCTTTGCTCATCTGACTGCTGCTCGCCctcgctccctcccagcttcccaAGACAGGCCGTGGGGTGAGGGCGACGAGGACCCCGTGCTGGCCGAGCCGGGGGGGTCCCATGGCCCCCCGGgtgctcagccccagcctggcccctTGGTGCAAACGTGTCTCCTCCGGGACCTGGAGATGGGTCCCCTCGCCCAGACACAGACCCTGCGGGACTTCGAGCAG CACCTCAACGACCTCAAAAAGGAGAATTTCAGCCTCAAGCTGCGCATCTACTTTCTGGAGGAGCGCGTCCAGCAGAAGGGCGAGGGCAGCCGGGATGATGTTTACCGGCGG AACATCGAGCTGAAGGTGGAGGTGGAGAGCCTGAAGCGGGAGCTGCAGGAGAAGCAACAAGCCCTGGACAACACATG GGTGGCCGCAGAGAACCAGACGACCCGCAGCCAGGCAGCGCTCCGGCAGCAGTATGAGGAACGGCAGCGGGAGTCGGAGCACGTCTATGAGCTCCTGGAAAACAAGATCCAGCTCCTGCAGGAG GAGGCCAGGCTGGCACGGAGTGAGGCCGAGCAGGCCACGGCACTGGCCAGAGCTGAGGCGGAGCGGTGccgggagctggcagggaagCTGAAGGAAGCTGCgaggatgaaggaggaggagaggagcgATGATGGCTGTGGTGCCATGGCTCAGAG gAGGATCGAAGAGCTGACCCAAGAGCTGGCCGACAGCCACCGGCTCGTGGAGACACTGTCAGCTGAGAAGCATGACCTGCAGCAGCGCCTGGAGGAGCCCCCAGCTATGGGGGGGCAG aATTTGCAGGATGAACATCAGCAGCTGGCTCCAGGTGACCCGGCAGCAGGGGAGCATGTGCCCGATCTCTGTGTTGCAGAGCTGCAGGGTAAAATCCAGCAGTTTGAAGCTGCCAACAAG TTGTTACAGGAAAAGCTGAATGAAttgaattttgaattaaaatctgTCCAAGAAACATCGCAAAGGCAAGATTGTACAATCCAGAGTCTGAACGAGGTCCTGAAGAGCAAAGAGAGTAAG ACAGAAGAGCTGTACCATATCATTGAAGGGCAGAATGAGACAATGGGCAAGCTGCGGGACATGTTACACAGAAGCCACCTGGGACAGTTGCAG ATGTCAGAGAGCCCACTCTCATCCCAGGAGCAGCAAATGTCACTGCTAGATCTTCAGAATACGCTTTTCTGCACCAAGCTGGAGGTGCAGAAACTGAAAAGAGCTCAGCGCCAGAAAGAGCATCAACTGACTGAAGCCAGGAGAGCAACCCAGCTCCTAGAGACCATGGTGCAtgaggaggagcagcagaaagaggCAGCCTTGAAACACAACCAG GAGCTGCGTGCTGTGGtacagcagctgcaggcagagctgcaggacaAGGCTCAGCAGCTCCAGACGGTAGAGTGGGAGAAATGCCGTGAGCTGCAGGCCCAGGAGCAGAAAGTTCACCGTTTGAGTCAGCATCTGGCTCGCAAGGAACAGCTTCTGCAG GAATCAAGAGAGCTTCTGCAATGCCAGCAAAGCTCGGACAAGAGTCCTGCAGCCATGAATGCCATGTTGGAGAAACTGCAGCAGCGAGTCAGCGACAGGGATGATGCTCTGGAG CGAGCAGTGGATGAGAAGTTCTGTGCCCTGGAGAAGAAAGAGCAAGAGCTGCAACAGCTCCATCTCTCAATAAGGGAGCGTGGAAGTGACCTGGAGAGACTGCGCAATGTCCTATCCAGCAACGAGGCCACCATTCAT AGCCTGGAGAGCCTCCTGAAAGCCAAAACCCTGGAACTAGAGCAGGTCTCAGCAACCTGCCAAAACCTCCAGTGGCTCAAGGAGGAGATCGAAGCCAAATCCTGCATCaggcagaaggagcaggaggggatCATCCAGCAGCTGCAGACCTGCTTGCATGACAGGAACAAGGAAGTGGAG GAGCTTACAGCAACTCTGCTGTGCAAGTTGGGCCCAGGACAGAGTGAGAtagcagaggagctgtgcttgCGTCTCCAGCACAAGGAGAAGATGCTGCAGGATCTCCTCAGTGACAGGAACCATCAGACCACGGAGCATGATGCTGAAATCCGGGAGCTGCTGCAGGCCCTGAGCACCaaggagcagcagagcaga GTGGCTGCTGAGAAGATGGCACATGCTTTGGCTGAAAGGAGCTGCGAGTTACAACTCCTACGCCAGCATGTGTTGGGGAAGGAGCCTGTCGGGACCCAGTTGGCTGGTGCCAGGCTGTTGAAGCAGGACAAACAGCCCATACAA GAAATACTGCAAAGAGCTTGTGGAGCTACAGCCATTGCCGGACCCCCACAGGGGGACAGCAGCTGCAGGACAGAGGGAG TTACAATGTCAGCAGCAGAACTTGAGAAGGATCTTGTTAATGCCAAAGAGGAGCTGGAGCTGATGgcaaagaaggaaagggaaagcagG CGGGAGCTCGCTGCTCTCCAGTCTGTTGTGGCCAcgcaggaggaagagctgcaggTGCAGGCCTCCGATATAGAGTCCTTGACCAGGACCATCCAGATCAAAGAGGACCTCATCAAG GATCTGCAGATGCAGCTGGTAGATCCCGAAGAAATTCCAGCCGTGGAAAGGCTGACGCAAGAAGTGCTGGTGCTTCGGGAGAAAGTGGCCTTAGTGGAGTCACGAGGACAGGAGGCTACTGGAAACAGAAGGCAGCAG TTGTTACTGATGCTGGAAGGGCTGGTGGCTGAAAGGAATCGGTTAAATGAGGCTCTCCAGGCAGAGAGGCAGCTCTACGGCAGCCTGGTAAAGTTTCACACGCACCCAGACAG CGCTGCAAGAgaccacactctgcaggtggaGCTGGAGGGGGTCCACGAGCTCCGGGGACAACTGGAAGAAGCTCTTGGAAGAAGCTTGGAGCGTTTGAGCAGGCTGGAGACACAGGGCGCCATAGGAG GTCAGGCCACAGGCACAGATGCTGATGATGCCAGTACCAACTTCACCAGCAGCATCAAGGAAGAAGCAGCCCATGGCGTGGCAACCCAGCAC AGCAGTCCCCGGACCCCTAAGGAAAGTGGGGGCACTGAAAGGACCCTGATGGGGAGCACGGCACCCGCCATGCTGGAGCGGGAGTTGCAGGCAGAAAAGGAGCTGCGGGAGCTGAAGGCACAGCTGGAGGAAGCTGGCTTCTCCTCTGTCTCCCAAATCAG GAAGGCGATGCTGAGCCTGTGCCTGGAGAATGCGGAGCTGAAGGAGCAGATGGGTGAAGCCACATCACTGCTGGagagtggggagcaggaggaggctgggctgggcaccCCCCTGGCCCCTGAGCCCCACAGGCTGCAGCGGAAGAGCCGCAGTGCCCTCAGGGATCACCCGACTGGTGGCAGCGGGGATGGCCAGGGGGTCCCGGCAGAGCGGGGAGCTGTGCCTGCCAAACGCCCAGCGCTGGAGGCACGATCCCAGGATGATGTGCCCAAGAGACCTTGCCCTGGCACCACGGGTGGAGGGGACAGGAGCCAT GTGGAGGGCACGATCCCTGGCGGgggctggccagggctgggcGCGGAGCTGCGGTCCCAGGTGGCGCAGGGCCAAAGGCAgtgccaggagctgcaggacaAGCTCGCCGCCTCGGAGGCCACGGTGCGGGCGCAAGCTGAGCAGCTGGAGAAGTACCACATCCTGCTCC CAGGTGAACCCCACGCCCAGCAGCTCAGCAAGCAAGTGCAGGTGGACTTCCAGGACCTGGGCTATGAGACGTGTGGGCGAAGCGAGACTGAGGCTGACCGGGACGAGACCACCAGCCCCG aGTGCGAGGAGCCAGATGTATTCAGCGAGCCCAGCCTGGGCGAGGAGCCGGGGTCCCTGTGCCAGCCAGGGATGCCCAGGGCGGGCAAGGCTGCCCGGAAAGCTGTGGCTCCGGTGGACGTGGGAGCCCTGCACCAGCACATACAGGACCTCAAGACACAGCTACTCAATGCCAACAAGGTGATCCAGAGCCTGCAGCGCCGTGCCCGCTCCATCTCTGTCACCAGTGGCTACACCTCTGGCACCGAGCGGCCCCCACCAGGTCCCATGGCCCTGGCCTCCCCAGCCTACAGCCTCACTGACGAGGACGAGGGCTGGCAGTCGGATGGCCACAGCACCCTCTGCCCGCCCGCCCTGCGGGCACACCGCGACCTGCAGCACCTCGTGCACCGCGTCACCCTCCTCGAGGCACAGCTGCCTGCAACCAAGCCTGGAGGCATTTTGCCCAAGGAGCTGCAATCTGCCACTTGGCCGGG GAAGTACGACTCGCTGATCCAGGCACAGGCTCGCGAGCTCTCCCACCTCCGGCAGGTGCTGCGGGAGGGCCGTGGGGTGAGCCGCAGCCTGGCCCAGCACCTGCGTGATGCCCTGCGGTCCTTTGAGGACATTCTCCGTGGCACCGACATCGACTACTACTTGGGCCAGGGCTTCCGGGAGCAGctggcccagggcaggcagctggcTGAGAGGCTCAGCAACAAGCTGGGCACCA GAGATCGACAAGATGGGGAGGATAAAACCAGCCACGAACTCCTGGCACTGAG GCTCAGCCGGGAGCTCCAGGAGAAGGAGAAGGTGATTGAGAGCCTGGAGGCGAAGCTGCAGGAGCGTTGTGAGTCCCCGGGCAGCAGCCACCCACCCTCCGAATCATCCCGCTctgccaccagctcctccttcGTGTCTGAGGGGCTGGAGCCCTGCTCGGACGGGGACGCAGCCAGCGAGTGCAGCCAGTGCCATGAGGAGCCCGCCCGAATCGCAG GCCTTCACTTTGACTCCTTGTCCAAACCTGTTAGTGcccccctgcctgtgctggcccCCGGGCTGCCCCCCTTCCTGCCTGCTGAGCCCCCCCATCCCGCAGCCCCGCCTCTCCTGGGCTGCTGCGGGACCCCCGTCTGCTCCCTGGCCGAGGCGCAGCAGGAACTGCAGGTGCTCCGGAGGCAGCTGGGAGAAA GTGTGACGCTGCCCGTAGCACCAGCAAAGCCCACAGCCCCACTGGGCCCCTTCGGAGAGGGCAGCAAAGCCCCGGCGTCGCTCTGCCGACACGGTgcgctgcagagcctggctgagatCCCCGGGGCCACCGAGACCTGCGCCCTCTGGGACGTACCCCCTCCCGGCCAGCCGCTTTATGGGGCCCTGCCGTTGGGGTACCCCTCCAGCCAGAGGCTAACGG GGGCAGACCTGCTGGAGGAACACTTGGTGGAGATCCGGAGCCTGCGCCAGCGCCTCGAGGAGTCCATCTGCACCAACGACCGGCTCCGGGAGCAGCTCGAACGCCGCCTGGCCTCCACCAGCAAGGCCAGCG GACTGCCTGGAGATGTCTGCACCCAGACGCTGGAGCCGGGGCTGCAGCTGAGCGGGGAGAACCAGGCTCTGCGTGAGGACAACCGGACCCTGCGGCTCCAGTGTGACCACCTCTCCCAAG agctggcGCAGGTGCAGGAGGCGCTCCTGGCTGCCTGCTCCCGGGCACGGGAGGCTGAAGCAGAGCTGGGCCAGAGGCGTGGGGAGCAGCGGAGGCTGGCGGAGGAGCTCACCAAGCACCAAGAGGGTGTCCAGCAGCTCCGGGAGGAGCGGCGCTCTCTGCAGGAGGACAACAACAG gctgcagcacaCAGTGAcgctcctgcagcagcagtaTGAGGAGCACCGCCTGCTCCTGCAGACCCTGCGCATGGAGCTGCACGTCTATGAGAGCCTTCCTGGCCCCTCTGCCGAGACCCGTGCAG GCTGCTTCCCATCTCCTCCAGTGCGGGATGTTGGCACAAGTTCAGCAGCTCCCCTCTTCTCCCAGCTGCCCTCTGACACGTCGGTGGCCCGGCGGATGGATG AGCCACGTGGGGCAGACCCGCTGGTGAGCAAGACCGAGGGACCGACGGGGGCCCATGTTGTCGGCCGCCTGGACACCTACCGGGCCCTGGAGCAGCACATCCTGGAGGGGAAGGCGCTGGCCCACGAGCTGATGTGTCTCACGCGCCCGGCCCTTGGGCTGCCCAACTGCCCACTCCCAGGAAAGGAGGTAACGCGTGGGCAGgacggggctggcggcggcggggggccagACCCTCCGTGGCCCATGTGTAAAGTGGCTCCTGAGCCCGCTACCAGCCCTGAGGCTTGCAGGGCCGGCAAGTGGCAGGTAGTCCCCAGCCTGGGGGCTGTTGCCGGCACTGCCCTGCCATGTTGGGCTGGGCACGGCGAGTCCCCGGGTGCAGCGGGATGCGGGTGCCCCAGCAGCACCGGCTCCCGCACCCTTCTCCCGCAGGCCCTGGGGTGGGCGGGCGCCGGGCACCTCTGGGGCAGCGCCAGCACCCTGCACCACGTCCTGGAGGAGTGTGCATCTTTCCTCGCTGCCTTCTGGAGCACTGTGCTGCCTGTCGGCCCTGCCCAGCACCAGGGCAAG GAGCAGGAGCTACAGGGCGAGATCGTGGCGCTGCGGGCCCAGCTGTCTGAGAGGGAGGATGCTCTGCGGAGCACGGCCGAGCGGCTGCGTGGCACAGCCCAGCTCAAGGACAGCATGGAGCAGTTCATCGTGAGCCAGC TGACCAGGACCCACAGTGTGCTGCGCAAGGCCAGGACGAACCTGGAG GTGAAGGCCCAGCAGGCCCTGCCTGTCGCATGA